The Devosia sp. 1566 sequence AGGCGGGCCTGACGGTGTTTGCGCCCTTTGCGGCGGACACCGATTATTTTCCGGCTGCCAAGCAGTGGATGCTCAACTTCCGCGTCGACGATCTTGATGGCCTGATTGGCCAGTTGGCGGCAGCCGGCATTGCGGTGGAAACCCGGCCCGACGAATGGGATCATCCCGAGACCGGCCGGTTCGGCCGCATCGAGGATCCAGAGGGGAATGCGATCGAGCTTTGGGAGCCGGCCACACCTCGCCCCTGATGGTCCGCTTGCCGGGCTTGGCAGATCGCCAAGGCTCTGCTCTAAACCGCTCATGGAGGAGCCGAACCATGGCCAAGCGCAAGATTGCCGTTATAGGGGTGGGCAAGATCGCCCAGGACCAGCACCTGCCGGTGATCGATAAGTCCGAGCATTTCGAACTTGCGGCGACGGTGTCGACGCGCGGCATTGGCCATAACGGGGTTCCGGTGTTCAAGACGCCGGGCGAGCTCTACGCCGCCATGCCGGAAGTCGATCTCGTCTCGGTTTGCACGCCCCCTGG is a genomic window containing:
- a CDS encoding VOC family protein; this encodes MAGVVGIGGVFFRAIDKAALAAWYEQHLGVTGLWNQEAGLTVFAPFAADTDYFPAAKQWMLNFRVDDLDGLIGQLAAAGIAVETRPDEWDHPETGRFGRIEDPEGNAIELWEPATPRP